Genomic DNA from Paenibacillus sp. MBLB1832:
GGTCGTAGCACTGATATGCAATTCGATCAATTGCAAGGCGATACACGAGTGGTGTCAAATGCAGGAGGACAGCTGACCTTTATTTTAGCCAAAGATGAGGGGTATACGTTGGATGCCGCAGTGAATGGGGGCAGAATTCTATCCCTTCTTACCCTTCCAATTCAGAAGGTGAAAGACAGCGAGTATGAATCCCATATGAACGGTGTCGTGGGGAATGGTACAAGAAAAATCGAAGCCAAGGTGAAGTCCGGTGACATTACCTTCCAAGTCAATTAAACATGGAAAAGGAGCGCTACACATGAGCAATGAACCGATTGTAAGTCTTCGCGGCGTGACGAAGCGCATCGGGCGTACAACGATTATTGATAATCTGACGTTCGATGTACCACAAGGTGAAATATTTGGATTCCTAGGGCCCAATGGAGCAGGAAAGACGACAACGATCCGCATGATGGTTGGCTTGATGTCCATCTCACAAGGCGAAATTGTAATTAAAGGGAAGAACATCAAGCATGAATTCGAACAGGCTATCCGCCATGTCGGCGCCATTGTTGAGAATCCCGAGATGTATAAGTATTTGAGCGGGTATCATAATTTAGTTCACTATGCGCGCATGGTGCCTGGTGTTACGAAGGAACGGATCGACGAGGTAGTCAGTTTAGTTAAGCTAGAGACACGGATTCATGACAAGGTGAAAAAGTACTCACTCGGGATGCGTCAACGATTGGGCGTCGCACAGGCGCTGCTGCATCGACCATCTCTGCTAATCCTGGACGAACCAACAAACGGTCTTGATCCTGCTGGGATTCGCGAGCTACGTGACTACTTGCGGTATTTAACACGTACTGAAGGAATAACGGTCATCGTTTCCAGCCACTTGTTGACGGAGATGGAGCTCATGTGTGATCGGGTGGCGATCTTACAACAAGGGAAACTTATCGATGTAAAGACAATTCAAGAATTCATGGCCGATTCGAAGGATGGCACGCAGACCTACTTGATTGAAGCGTCGCCAGTTGATGAGGTTCACGCGGCAGTTAGCGGAATGTGTCATGTGAAAGAAGCGAAGGTCGTGACAGAAGGTGTAGAAATCGTGACGGAGCGGGATTGTATACCTGACATTCTAGCTGAACTCATGCGTAAGGATGTCCGCATTTACGGTGTTCAATTGCTGCGACAATCCTTAGAGGATAGATTCTTGGAAATAACGGGAGGTGAACAAGTTGGTTAACTTATTTCTCAATGAAAACATGAAGCTCTATCGCCGTTTACGTACATGGCTCATGGTCGCCATCATGATTGGTATCGTGTTCCTTGGCAGTTTCTTGGACTGGTATTACGATGGCAAATCAGGAGAGAAAGTGGCTTGGCGGGATCATGTGATCGAGCAGAAGCAAGAGCTTGCGGAAGTGCTGAAACAGCCGAAATTGAGTGAAGAGAACAAGAAGAATATTCAAGAGCGCATCGCCGTGTATGATTATCATTTAGACCATGATATTCACCCGACGGGCGGTACGATGTGGAACGGAATTAATGGTTCTGCACAGTTGATTGTGTTAATTACTTTATTCACCGTTATTGTAGCAGGAGACAGTTTGGCTGGTGAATTCACGTCAGGAACGATTAAACTGCTGTTGATTCGGCCAGCGAATCGCACCAAAATCTTAGTTTCTAAATATGCTTCTATGATTGTATTTGGCTTGTTCCTGTTAGTTATTTTGTTCATCGTTTCAGTTGTATTAAACGGACTCCTATATAAGTTTCAATTCATGAACCTACCGCTTGTCACCACGAATAGTGCGGGCTTGATTGTAGAGAAGAGTATGATTGCGAATCTGTGGAAAACCTACTTACTCAATGGGGTATCCACGATTATTTTCGTCACGATGGCCTTCATGATCTCTTCTGCCTTTCGCAGCAGTATTATGGCGATTGGTTTCTCGATCTTTGCTCTCTTCGCGGGAGCGATCTGTATGGAAATCTTGCAGCCGTACGAGTGGAGCAAATACATGCTGTTCGCCAATATTGATTTATCGCAATATCTCAGCGGTCGTCCTTATCAAACTGGGATGACGCTGCAATTCTCCATTGTGACACTGAGCGTGTACTTTATTGTATTTAATCTCGCCGCATGGCTCGTGTTTACCAAGAGAGACGTAGCCGCATAAGGTATAGAAAGGGCTTTCCCAGCTGCTAAGATGAATAGCAGAGGGAAAGCCCTTTTTTTAACCTACACGTTTACCTAAAATGATTAAATCTCGCTCTACCCCGTCTAACTCTGCTACGCCAGGCAAATGCGCCCAATTCGTGAAACCGAATTTGCGGAACAACTGAAGACTCGGCTCATTGTGGCCAAAGATGAAGCCCAGCAACGACTTGAGTCCTAACCTTGGACATGCCTCGATGGCTTGCTCCATCAGGTATCGACCGATTCCTTGCCCGCGACAGGATTCATCCACATAGATGCTCACTTCCGCAGTCGCGTTATAAGCAGGGCGGCCATAGAAGGATTGAAAGCTCAGCCAACCACAGATGTTTCCGAGCTCATTTTCAAGCACCCATAGGGGGCGAAAATCAGGGGAATGGACGTGAAACCAAGGCTCCCGGCTTGCCGTTGTTACGGGCTCCGTATCTGCCGTGACCATGCGACCAGCGACAGTTGAGTTGTAGATACGCACGATTTCGGCTAAATCCTCGATGCGTGCATCGCGTAGATGTAAGTTGTTCCCCATATGATGTACCCCTTCGGATGTTAATTCTTCATGTACTGTGTTGACATCGCGCCAAGGTTCAGCCAATACCGTGAGATCGTTTCTGTCCCTTTGTCCCAATTCATCAAATGGAAATGCTCATTAGGCGCATGCAGATTCTCGCCAGGCAGACCGAAGCCCATAAGAACGACAGGAGCATCCAATACACGGCCTAAGACCTCTACGATTGGAATCGAGCCGCCGCTGCGTGTATAGACTGGCCATTCGCCGTAAGCTGCTTCATAGGCTTGTGCCGCTGCAACCATAACAGGATCATCGATCGGGGTGATGAAAGGGTTGCCGCGCAGCTGACGATCAAGCGTGATATTGACGCCTGGCAGTGATTGTGCAAGGATGTGTGCCTCTACACCATCCATGATTTCCTCTGGTACTTGCGCAGCAACGAGGCGGCACGCAATCTTGGCCGATGCGCGGTTCGGAATGATCGGTTTAATGCCTTCTCCTTGGAAGCCGCCGCTGACAGATGTAATTTCTAGTGTTGGTCTGGACGTTGTTTGTTCATAGAAGGAGAAGCCTTTTTCCCCGTACAGTTCGCGAACGTTCAGATCCTTGCGCACTTTATTTTCATCAGGTTCAACAAGCTTGAACGCCTCACGTTCTTTGTCGGACAAGGCGATGACACGATCATAGAACCCTTCTACAGCAACCTTGCCATTCTCGTCATGGAAGGAGCTGAGCAACTTCGTCAAGGCATGAATCGGGTTCTGAACCGCTCCGCCAAATAGCCCAGAATGCAAATCGCTATTCGCACCTTCGATTGT
This window encodes:
- a CDS encoding ABC transporter permease, which produces MVNLFLNENMKLYRRLRTWLMVAIMIGIVFLGSFLDWYYDGKSGEKVAWRDHVIEQKQELAEVLKQPKLSEENKKNIQERIAVYDYHLDHDIHPTGGTMWNGINGSAQLIVLITLFTVIVAGDSLAGEFTSGTIKLLLIRPANRTKILVSKYASMIVFGLFLLVILFIVSVVLNGLLYKFQFMNLPLVTTNSAGLIVEKSMIANLWKTYLLNGVSTIIFVTMAFMISSAFRSSIMAIGFSIFALFAGAICMEILQPYEWSKYMLFANIDLSQYLSGRPYQTGMTLQFSIVTLSVYFIVFNLAAWLVFTKRDVAA
- a CDS encoding dipeptidase, coding for MMESITAYLQTHRDEHMEELMAFLRIPSVSALPQHQPDMQRCAEWTAASLQKAGLEHIEIMPTNGHPVVYADWLHAPGKPTVLIYGHYDVQPAEPLELWETPPFEPIIRDNKLFGRGSTDDKGQLLLYVKVVEAFLKTQGTLPVNVKFCIEGEEEIASKHLPAFVEAHADLLKADSIVLSDTQMHGPGKPALMYGLRGLAGFEITIEGANSDLHSGLFGGAVQNPIHALTKLLSSFHDENGKVAVEGFYDRVIALSDKEREAFKLVEPDENKVRKDLNVRELYGEKGFSFYEQTTSRPTLEITSVSGGFQGEGIKPIIPNRASAKIACRLVAAQVPEEIMDGVEAHILAQSLPGVNITLDRQLRGNPFITPIDDPVMVAAAQAYEAAYGEWPVYTRSGGSIPIVEVLGRVLDAPVVLMGFGLPGENLHAPNEHFHLMNWDKGTETISRYWLNLGAMSTQYMKN
- a CDS encoding ABC transporter ATP-binding protein; the encoded protein is MSNEPIVSLRGVTKRIGRTTIIDNLTFDVPQGEIFGFLGPNGAGKTTTIRMMVGLMSISQGEIVIKGKNIKHEFEQAIRHVGAIVENPEMYKYLSGYHNLVHYARMVPGVTKERIDEVVSLVKLETRIHDKVKKYSLGMRQRLGVAQALLHRPSLLILDEPTNGLDPAGIRELRDYLRYLTRTEGITVIVSSHLLTEMELMCDRVAILQQGKLIDVKTIQEFMADSKDGTQTYLIEASPVDEVHAAVSGMCHVKEAKVVTEGVEIVTERDCIPDILAELMRKDVRIYGVQLLRQSLEDRFLEITGGEQVG
- a CDS encoding GNAT family N-acetyltransferase, with the protein product MGNNLHLRDARIEDLAEIVRIYNSTVAGRMVTADTEPVTTASREPWFHVHSPDFRPLWVLENELGNICGWLSFQSFYGRPAYNATAEVSIYVDESCRGQGIGRYLMEQAIEACPRLGLKSLLGFIFGHNEPSLQLFRKFGFTNWAHLPGVAELDGVERDLIILGKRVG